The genomic region GATGTAACCATTTACCAGGAAAATAATGCTGTTTTAGCTCATGTAAACCTTGAGGTAAAAAACGGCGATTTTATTTATATCATTGGAAAAACCGGTTCCGGAAAAAGTAGTTTTATGAAGACTTTGTATGCCGATTTACCGCTAACGGAAGGCGAAGGAACCATTGTGGATTATGATTTAAAAACATTGAAAGAAAAGGACATCCCTTATCTGAGACGTAAACTGGGAATTGTTTTCCAGGATTTTAAATTACTTCCGGACCGCAATGTGCACGACAACCTGGAGTTTGTTTTAAAAGCAACCGGATGGGCTGAGAAGGAAGAAATGCAGGTACAGATTGAGGAAGTACTGGACAAAGTGGGTATGCGTAATTTTGTGAATAAAATGCCGCACCAACTTTCTGGCGGTGAACAACAACGAATCGCTATCGCCCGGGCTTTACTAAACGATCCGGAGTTAATTTTAGCCGATGAACCAACCGGAAATCTGGATCCGCAAACCAGTGTGGAAGTTATGGAGGTTTTGAAACAAATCAACCAAAACGGAAAAACCATTTTAATGGCCACGCACGATTATGCGTTATTAATGAAATATCCTTCCAAAACCCTGAAATGCGAAGATAAAACCTTGTTTGAGGTGGTACAACGAACCGTGTAATTGCTTTTACTATGCTAAAACGGTTTTTCAATAGTATCTCACAAAAACCCCTTATTACCCTTATTCTATTCGGTGTTTTATTCCGTTTATTCATTGTTTTATTTTACCAGCACGTTACTATTTTCCCCGATTCGGAAGGTTATATTTATTTAGGTCGTCTTTTAAGTAAGTTACAACTTTCCGGTTATGTTGGTGAACGAACACCTGGCTATCCGTTATTGATAACAGTTGCCGGCAACAATCTGACTATTACTGTTTTTTTTCAGCTTACAATCGGCATTTTCACTTCAATACTACTATATAAAAACCTGCTTT from Flavobacterium sp. WV_118_3 harbors:
- a CDS encoding ATP-binding cassette domain-containing protein; amino-acid sequence: MSQTILSLTDVTIYQENNAVLAHVNLEVKNGDFIYIIGKTGSGKSSFMKTLYADLPLTEGEGTIVDYDLKTLKEKDIPYLRRKLGIVFQDFKLLPDRNVHDNLEFVLKATGWAEKEEMQVQIEEVLDKVGMRNFVNKMPHQLSGGEQQRIAIARALLNDPELILADEPTGNLDPQTSVEVMEVLKQINQNGKTILMATHDYALLMKYPSKTLKCEDKTLFEVVQRTV